The genomic window TAATAATGATGATTTACCAGAACCGTTTAAACCAACAACGCCGATTTTAGCTCCGTAGAAAAAAGATAAGTAGATATTTTTTAAAACCTGTTTTTGTGGCGGATAGATTTTACTCACTCCGGCCATTGAAAAGATTATTTTTTCGTCTGACATGTTAAAATTTTATTTCTGCAAAGATGCCATTTATTTTGGAATTGCCGAAGATACGATGCACTTGTTTTAAGAATTAGGGAGGCAGGTAAAAACACGTATCAAACAAAAAAACCGCAGGGTTACTACGGTTTTTTAAATTATTTAACCAATAAGGTTTATAATGCTTCAGAAACTACATCTTTCACTTCTGGCACCATGCGTTGCAATAGGTTTTGTATACCAGATTTTAAAGTGATGGTACTTGATGGACAACCACTGCAAGAACCTCTCAGTTCAACCGTTACCACACCTTCGTCAAAAGATTTGTAAGTGATAGCGCCACCATCTTGCTCAACTGCTGGGCGAACGTAATCGTGTAAAATCTGCTGTATCTTAATTTCAGTCTCTGTACCTTCAAAATTCGGAGCTTCTTCAGCAGCATCTTTAATTTTAAGTTCGGCCTCTACAGCACCTTTTACAAACTCCTTTAAAATAGCTTCAATATCCGCCCATTCTGCATCTTCAGTTTTAGTGATAGTTACAAAATTGCTTGCAAAAAACACTCCGTTTACAAAATTGAATTTGAACAACTCTTTAGCGAAAGGAGATTTTTCAGCACTTTCTTTAGTCGCAAAATCTTCGCTACCGTTAATTAAAAGCTTATTTACCATAAACTTCATTGTAGCTGGATTAGGTGTTTGTTCTGTATATACGTTAATAGTCATGTCTAATAGAATTTGATAGTACAAAAATAGGTAATTGCAAAACCAATACTTGTCTATTTTAGGTCAAATAAGATAGAGTTTTGAATTATAAAATGAGTAAATGATGAAATAATGTAGTCTGCGCTATTTACTCATTTAAAATTTACTCATTTAAAATTCCTAAAATATTCCCGTATAAGTAAAAGGTGTAATTTTTTTCAATTCAGCCTTAATGTTATCGTTAACATCTAATTCATCAATAAACGTAGCAATGGTAGTAGCCGTAATTTTCTGGTTTGTTCTAGTTAACGCTTTTAATGCTTCGTATGGATTTGGATAGGCTTCTCTACGTAAAACCGTTTGTATAGCCTCGGCAACCACAGCCCAGTTGTCTTCTAAATCGGCATCAATTGCTTGTTGGTTAAGGATGATTTTGCCTAAGCCTCTCAACGTAGAATTGATAGCAATTAACGTATGTGCCATTGGTACACCTATATTTCTCAGTACTGTAGAATCTGTTAAATCTCTTTGCAAACGAGAAATAGGTAATTTAGCCGCCAAAAATTCAAATAAAGCATTGGCCAATCCGGCATTTCCTTCGGCATTTTCAAAATCAATAGGGTTTACCTTGTGTGGCATAGCCGATGAGCCCACTTCGCCTTCCTTGATTTTTTGCTTGAAATAGTTTTTAGAAATATAAGTCCAGATATCACGATCTAAATCGATAATGATGTTATTGATACGTTTTAAAGCATCGCACTGTGCTGCAAACTGGTCGTAATGCTCTATTTGAGTAGTATGTTGTGCTCTGGAAAGGCCCAACGTTTCGTTTACGAATTTGTTAGAAAATTCTACCCAGTTAATTTGTGGGTAAGCAATGTGGTGTGCATTAAAATTTCCAGTTGCACCGCCAAATTTCGCACCATTAGGAACCTGCTCTAAATTGGCCAGTTGAACTTTTAATCGTTCTACAAAAACCATAAACTCTTTACCTAACTTAGTAGGCGAGGCAGGTTGGCCGTGAGTATGCGCTAACAAAGGCACATTTTGCCATTCGTTGGCAAGCTCCGTCAGTTTTTCAATTAATTGCTGTAAAGCTGGGTAATAACTTTCTGTTAATGCTAATTTAAAAGTATAAGGAATAGCGGTATTGTTGATGTCTTGTGAGGTAAGTCCAAAGTGGATAAACTCTTTGTAAGCTTGTAAACCTAAACCATCAAACTTTGCTTTGATGAAATATTCCACTGCTTTTACATCATGGTTAGTCACGCTTTCGGTGTCTTTTACGCTTTGCGCATCGGCCTCATTAAATGCTAGATAAATATTCCTTAATTGGGGGAATAAGTTTTTATCAAAGTTTTCTGTACCTGGAACGTTAGCTTCTACTAAAGCAATAAAATATTCAATTTCTACCAGCACTCTGTATTTAATTAGGGCATATTCAGAAAAATAGTCGGCAAGCTTAGCTGTAGTTTTTCTGTAACGGCCATCAATAGGAGAGATAGCTTGTAGTGGAGATAAAGTCATAATTTATTGATTTTTTAAAGATTTGCAAAGTTAACATTTGTTGGCTATTAACATAGTTAAAATGCAAATAGGTATAAACGAAAAAAGCCCCGAGAAATTCTCGAGGCCTTTTATACTTTACTATTTGACTAGTGTTTTACAGTTGAATCAACAACAGTAGTATCAGTTTTAACAACTGTATCAACAACAGTAGTATCAGCAGTGATAGTAGTATCAGAACCTACAGTATCAGTACCTTCTGCTTTTTTCTCTGAAGAACAAGCAACTACAGTTAAAGATAATGCTAAAGCTAAAAAGCCAAATTTGAATAAGTTTTTCATTTTAATTTTCGTTTAAACGTTTGTGTAAATTAATTAATTACTGGTTAATACGCTTAATTTTAAAAGGTAACCCATAAAAAAATAAATAATTTTAAATTTATTTTAATAAATTGATTTTAAGTAATTTAATTTGTAATTAACAGACAGTTTTAAGGTGTGTTTTTTTGCTAAATACTGAAAATCGCAATTAAAAATTCGTTAGCAAACAATTGTATTATTTAACGTGAGTTCGGGTTAAGTGTCTTTATAATTCTTGAGAAATTCGCATTGAACGTATTTTTTTAGCTCGCCGCCGCTGGGCTCTTACTTTTTGACCGCAAAAAGTAACTAAAAACTCTCGGTTGCTTATTTTTCTTTCAAAGAAAGTGCTTTGGCTATTGCTGCGACCCGAAAAATAAGAGACCGAAAATTAGCTGAACGAAGATTTGAAGCGCTATCGCTAGCAAATAGCATATTTTTCTTATCCCGAACTCACGTTATTTAGCAGTAAAACAAAGAAGGTTAACTGTAAAATTTGAGTTAATCTTTACTAGAGAGCATATTCTTATCAGGTGGACAAGTAATTGTTCTTAAAATATATGATACTAAAAAAGTGAGTATAACATAGCCTACAAAAATAAGGTAACCAGGTTGTAATGATGTGTAATTAACGGTAGTAGTAGCTAATACATCGCTTTTAATATTAAGGTCTGTAAGTTGGCTTTTTAAAATGCCATTTAAACCTATATAAGTCATTAATATACCTATTACCATTACATCTGCCATATCCCATTTATCAGATTCGAAAGCTAAATATTGGGTAATTTTATTTTCTGCAACTACAGGCTTGCAAAGCGTATGTATACCTCTAGCTACCATTCTTAATAATGGTAAAATAATAACAAACAGAATAATCAATATACCAACTGTAACCGAATCTGGTTTGGGCTGTTGTATCAACACCTTTGCAATGCCCAAAATACTTTTAGACTGAAAAAACAAGACCTGATTATTAAATACCAATTTTTCGCCTAGCAGATGTAATTCCAAAACGCTAATTCTAGCATCTACTTCTATAATAGATACGGTTACGCCCACAATAAGTAAAGCCAAGCCAATTAATAAAGTAAAGGTAAATAGCGTATTATGCAAGTGCGTTTTTTTTCGTAACGGAAGCCATAAACAAATTACAACTAATGCACAGGTTAGCATTGCATAGGCATAATAGTAAGTTACTTTGCGTATACTGTTGAAACGGCTTTCGAGGTGGTTATTAAATGATTTAAGATTTGCTACGCGGTATTTTTGGTAAAGATGTTTAGTTATTTTAGCTTGTGCTGTAGCTGTACTATCATAGGTTTGTTCGGCTAATTCGTTAAATTCGGTAGATGCAATTCCCTTTAGTTTATTAATTGATCTAGGCGAATTTATTCTATTAATTATAGTTTGTGCAAAAGAAGGAACTTGATCATGAAGCTCTTTTGGATCTACCAATTGTTTAAAAGCAAATTTCTTGAGTTTATTACCTAAACCTTTTTGAGGTTTTTCAAACTCGCTTACTACTTCGTTAATCATACCATGAAGTTGTTTTTCAACTTCTTCTTTCATTTCTTTCCGTTGTTCTTTAGAAATTTTAAAACCTTTTATTTTTTCATTAACAATGGCAGAAAGTTTGTCTGTCCATAAATCTAGCGAGAATACACCAAACGTGATGTTGTTGATGGTAGCATAATCTTCCTTTAGCTGTTCTTGCTCTGCGGAGAGCGAGTAAAGTCGATGTCCAAAATAGGACGTAGCAAACAACAGCGATGCCAGTACCATTATCAAAGCGATATGGGGTAACATCTTTCTTTCTAATCGGCTTGCTGTTTTCAAAATTCTATAAATATTTAGACAAAGGTTATACTATTTAATATTTTGGTTAAGGTTACTCGCAATTGTGCGGACTGATTGTTTTTAATATTGTAGAGAGC from Pedobacter sp. SL55 includes these protein-coding regions:
- a CDS encoding paraquat-inducible protein A — translated: MKTASRLERKMLPHIALIMVLASLLFATSYFGHRLYSLSAEQEQLKEDYATINNITFGVFSLDLWTDKLSAIVNEKIKGFKISKEQRKEMKEEVEKQLHGMINEVVSEFEKPQKGLGNKLKKFAFKQLVDPKELHDQVPSFAQTIINRINSPRSINKLKGIASTEFNELAEQTYDSTATAQAKITKHLYQKYRVANLKSFNNHLESRFNSIRKVTYYYAYAMLTCALVVICLWLPLRKKTHLHNTLFTFTLLIGLALLIVGVTVSIIEVDARISVLELHLLGEKLVFNNQVLFFQSKSILGIAKVLIQQPKPDSVTVGILIILFVIILPLLRMVARGIHTLCKPVVAENKITQYLAFESDKWDMADVMVIGILMTYIGLNGILKSQLTDLNIKSDVLATTTVNYTSLQPGYLIFVGYVILTFLVSYILRTITCPPDKNMLSSKD
- a CDS encoding NifU family protein, yielding MTINVYTEQTPNPATMKFMVNKLLINGSEDFATKESAEKSPFAKELFKFNFVNGVFFASNFVTITKTEDAEWADIEAILKEFVKGAVEAELKIKDAAEEAPNFEGTETEIKIQQILHDYVRPAVEQDGGAITYKSFDEGVVTVELRGSCSGCPSSTITLKSGIQNLLQRMVPEVKDVVSEAL
- the purB gene encoding adenylosuccinate lyase produces the protein MTLSPLQAISPIDGRYRKTTAKLADYFSEYALIKYRVLVEIEYFIALVEANVPGTENFDKNLFPQLRNIYLAFNEADAQSVKDTESVTNHDVKAVEYFIKAKFDGLGLQAYKEFIHFGLTSQDINNTAIPYTFKLALTESYYPALQQLIEKLTELANEWQNVPLLAHTHGQPASPTKLGKEFMVFVERLKVQLANLEQVPNGAKFGGATGNFNAHHIAYPQINWVEFSNKFVNETLGLSRAQHTTQIEHYDQFAAQCDALKRINNIIIDLDRDIWTYISKNYFKQKIKEGEVGSSAMPHKVNPIDFENAEGNAGLANALFEFLAAKLPISRLQRDLTDSTVLRNIGVPMAHTLIAINSTLRGLGKIILNQQAIDADLEDNWAVVAEAIQTVLRREAYPNPYEALKALTRTNQKITATTIATFIDELDVNDNIKAELKKITPFTYTGIF